A part of Biomphalaria glabrata chromosome 3, xgBioGlab47.1, whole genome shotgun sequence genomic DNA contains:
- the LOC106052542 gene encoding uncharacterized protein LOC106052542: protein MPRIENPRAQESRFIHWIKRDLNQGLSNNRSIKPKYPTSDPFALTYGRLPYRNYVDLAQIYSSESRHDYVDHLNTTVKQLSCENTVQLRWRVSKEVPAFSLDFLQLYLSRFGPVEAIYQLANNVALVTFKNVQSSRFVLSSIDLGLPYGRLHAKRWNPTNMDPDYFRVIKHVHKASETKSRFHSLMDKDDRLSVFSNFRNMSRNICTSSKKYGQTLSRLFNQELQVTDILSEKKTSLPSKKSTLVMIKNAEDYFATIKKMGTLVVVDFYATWCGPCKKIAPFLDMLVTKINNVLVAKVNVDECADLADEEDIKSLPTFIFYKNGTKLETLIGASEEKLLELVVFHSQ, encoded by the exons ATGCCGAGAATAGAAAATCCACGGGCTCAAGAGTCGAGATTCATACATTGGATTAAAAGGGATTTGAACCAAGGCCTATCAAACAATCGATCAATAAAACCCAAGTACCCAACTAGCGACCCGTTTGCTCTAACATATGGTAGACTACCCTATCGAAACTATGTCGACCTTGCTCAGATATATTCAAG cgaATCACGGCACGACTATGTGGACCACTTAAATACCACTGTGAAACAACTGTCTTGTGAGAACACTGTCCAGCTTCGTTGGCGCGTCAGCAAAGAAGTTCCCGCCTTTTCGCTTGACTTCCTGCAGCTCTATCTCTCCAG GTTTGGACCGGTGGAAGCCATTTATCAACTTGCCAACAACGTGGCACTAGTCACTTTTAAGAATGTGCAGTCCTCGAGATTTGTACTTAGCAGCATTGACCTTGGCCTTCCTTACGGTCGACTGCACGCCAAACGATGGAACCCTACAAACATG GATCCTGACTATTTCCGAGTGATAAAGCACGTGCACAAGGCCTCAGAAACTAAGTCCAGATTTCACAGCTTAATGGACAAAGATgaccgtctgtctgtcttctctAATTTCAGAAACATGTCTCGCAACATTTGTACCAG TTCCAAGAAGTACGGACAAACCTTGTCTCGACTGTTCAACCAAGAATTACAAGTTACTG ATATTTTatcagagaaaaaaacaagtcttCCTTCTAAGAAGAGTACCTTAGTAATGATAAAGAACGCTGAAGACTATTTCGCCACCATCAAGAAAATGGGAACCCTTGTGGTCGTTGACTTCTATGCCACTTGGTGTGGCCCTTGCAAGAAGATTGCTCCATTCCTGGATATGCTAGTCACCAAGATAAACAATGTCCTTGTAGCCAAGGTGAACGTGGACGAATGTGCAGATCTAGCAGACGAAGAGGACATCAAGTCTCTgccaacttttattttctacaaaaACGGGACCAAACTGGAGACGCTCATAGGAGCCAGTGAAGAGAAACTGCTTGAACTGGTTGTGTTTCATAgccaataa